The following nucleotide sequence is from Treponema pectinovorum.
AATCCAGACATCAATACGACAAGAAAGAGCGTTTTCATAAAAGTTACAACAGATGTTGTAAAATCAAGTGCTAAATTACGCAAATATTTGAGCACATTAAATTGATTTTCTATATTGGAAAAAATTGAAATATCAGTATCAAAACCCAAAATTGCATAAAGCCTTGAACCTGAATTTTCGGAAAGTTTTAATTTTAGCGCTTCCATAATCATAAAAAATTTTCGTTCATAGCGTGGAAGAGCGGATGCAATTGATTTAAAACTTACTGTCAAGAGATTTACAATCAAAAAGAATACAATAAAAAAAATCAAAAAAATTATCGTGGTAGAAAGCCACCATGGCATCTTTAATTTTGTCTTTAATTTTTTTATTGGTGGATAAAAAACAAACGAAAGCAGAATCGAAAGAATAACTGGTTTAAAAAACGAATCCATCACTTTAAAAAGTACACAAGAAAGAACAAAGGCAAAGAAAAAAAGCAATAAGAAAATTCCCTTAATAAATTTTATGTTAGAATCCACAAAAAAACTCCCAAGTAAAAATCTAATAAATTCTAATATGCAGACACTGCAAAGGCAACTCTAATCGCTTTGATAATTCTTTTTTATGTTGTGTAACGCAGGAATACCTAAAATAACGGCCAAAATTCCAGTTAAAATGTTGCTCACACCCATTACGATTCCCGCACTTTCCGTTCCATAAGAAGTACATTTCTGCAAAAATATTAAAACAGGGACTCTAAACAAAAAAATTCGACAGAAGTTAATCAACAAAGTAATCCTTGTTTTTCCGTAACCATAGAATAGTGCCAAAACGCTGGCATTTACTCCAAGTGGAATTGCGCCCCAAGCTTCATAGCGATAAATCATTTTTATCATTTCCTGAAAATCTGTATCTTTACCTGCAAAAAAATGAGAAATCTGTTCAAGGCAAATCAGCGACACGGTCATCAAAACTACGCCCAAAATGAGATTGCATAACAATACGCACCAAAAAGCCTGTACTGTTCTTTCAAACTTTTTTCCTCCGCGATTTTGACTTATAACCGCACTCGCTCCTTCTTGAAATCCATTTTGAGGCATTGTTGTAATTCCGCCAATGTTGTTGGAAATTCCAAGTGCACCTACAGTCTTTGGTCCATAAACTGTGCACATTGAATTTACAATGACTTTTCCCATTGCAAAGGCCATTTTTTCAAGTATTACAGGAAAAGATAGCAAAAGCATAGGATTTATTATTTCTTTTTTTATAGAAATTGCCTTTACTGAAAAACTAAAAAGATTGTTTTTGCGGCTCATATTGTATGCTGCAGCAAAAAGAACTGTTACTTGAGAAATTACGGTTGCAATCGCTATTGAAGTTACACCAAGATGATATACATAAACAAAAATTGCGGTTAATGTAAGTTTTGAAATTACTATCCCCATGTTTAGATAGAGAATTCGTTTTGAATTTCCCCTTGCGCGTTCTATTGCAATATAGATATTGTTAAAAAAAGTGATTACAAGAGCGACGATTTCTATTCTAAAATATGTTGTTCCAATTTGGATGAACTCTTCTGGAGTCTTCATAAATCTTAAAAACTGAGTTGCCCCAGGAATAAAAACAGCTAAAAGAAAAATTCCCAAAACAGCGCACATTGCTACCATCGTAGAAACTCGCCTGTGAACAAGTTCATAATCGCCAGCACCATACGCTTCGCTCACTTTTATGCTCGCACCAACTGCAAGACCGCTGCCCAACGCAGAAAGCATTATCTGTATTTGTCCGATATATGCAACCGAAGAAACAGCCATTGCACTTATGTTTGACGCAATCATCGTGTCAAAAGCCTTAAAAATTTGCGTAAGGCTTTGATACAAAGCGATTGGCAGACAAACATATAAAACTACATGCATTACATTTGCATTCAATGCAAAGTTGCGAAATTTTTCATCTTTTTTTGATAATTCTGCTTTCATTTTTTTACTCTTAAAAAAAGTATAATCTAAAATAAAATGTAAAAATACGAGTATTTTGCGATAAACTTTAATAAACTACAGATTTTTTGTTATTATCATAAAAAGGAAACGATGAATGGAACAAACTGTTTACGACAGCAGACGAAACGCACTTTACAGAGATAGAATTAAAGATTTTTTTATAGACTGCAAAATTCAAGCAAAATCGATGGCAGATTCGCACTATCATCCTTATTATGAATTTTTTTATGTTGTAAAAGGTTCGTGCAGAATTTTTGCAGAACACAATCTTTTTTCTGTGAATGCTGGCGAACTCGTTATAATTCCACCTTCGACCTTGCACAGAAGCCAATACGATGGCGAACATCCTGTGGAACGCATAACCCTTAGTTTTACAGCCGATTATATAAATTCTTTTGCACAAATATTAAATTTCAATCTTTTGAATGAACTTTTTGTCGGCAAAATGAGTTTTTTCGGCAAATCCAGAGGAGATTTTTTATCAGCACTTCAAGAGCTTTTACATGAAAGCAAAAACA
It contains:
- a CDS encoding MATE family efflux transporter; translation: MKAELSKKDEKFRNFALNANVMHVVLYVCLPIALYQSLTQIFKAFDTMIASNISAMAVSSVAYIGQIQIMLSALGSGLAVGASIKVSEAYGAGDYELVHRRVSTMVAMCAVLGIFLLAVFIPGATQFLRFMKTPEEFIQIGTTYFRIEIVALVITFFNNIYIAIERARGNSKRILYLNMGIVISKLTLTAIFVYVYHLGVTSIAIATVISQVTVLFAAAYNMSRKNNLFSFSVKAISIKKEIINPMLLLSFPVILEKMAFAMGKVIVNSMCTVYGPKTVGALGISNNIGGITTMPQNGFQEGASAVISQNRGGKKFERTVQAFWCVLLCNLILGVVLMTVSLICLEQISHFFAGKDTDFQEMIKMIYRYEAWGAIPLGVNASVLALFYGYGKTRITLLINFCRIFLFRVPVLIFLQKCTSYGTESAGIVMGVSNILTGILAVILGIPALHNIKKNYQSD